GAACGTCCCCAACCCATGCGAATCGGTTCTTGTACTGAACCTTTCAATTCGTTGCTTACAAAATCAAACAAGCGATCGCTGCTAATTCCCCTGCTATTACCTGCATTCTCAGCCGCTAATCCCTTGAGAACTGCACCTGTGAAAATGCTGTATTCTTCACTCTTAATTACTCCTGCACGTTCAAAGCCACGACAAGCTGTAATTAAGAAATAATCTTTTTGTGAACTGAAAGCGGTAAGAGTTTGTTGTACCAACTGTCTTTCCAAAAAATAGCCCCCATGACAACAATCGAGTAGCATTACCAAACTACTCAATTGCGAATCTCGAATTAATTGATTGAGACTATCAAAGGAAATGCCATATTTTTGTTCCACAATTTGGTTTCCCGCAACTTCAATCTGAGAATCAGAAGTTGCCAAATATCCCTTTTGTTGTCCCAAACCATCGCAAGTTATAAAACCGTGTCCGCTAAAATAAATCAACGCTTCATTATTAGCAGCTTGCTCTAGCAGGAATGTTCTGAGTTTTTGACCGATTTCAGCGCCAGTAACTTTTGAGGCTGCCATTTCATAGCCGTTTTTATCTTTATTCCAGCGCTGTGGTAGCCTTTGCACAGACTGGAAATCACCATATTGCTCTAGGAGTTGCGCGATCGCTTCAGCATCATTTATAGTCTTCGACAAAGGCGGTAATGAGCGGCTGACATACTCGGCGATGCCAATAACAAGCGCGTATCGTGCCATTTAACACACCTTATGTTGGTAAATGCGGGATAATCTTGACAGACACCATGATGGCTGTGTTACTAGAAACAATACCATTTGTTATTTTTCTGCAAGCAAGCTGAAATTTATTCAGATACGTTACAAAACTTAATTGAGGTA
This Nostoc sp. KVJ3 DNA region includes the following protein-coding sequences:
- a CDS encoding caspase family protein: MARYALVIGIAEYVSRSLPPLSKTINDAEAIAQLLEQYGDFQSVQRLPQRWNKDKNGYEMAASKVTGAEIGQKLRTFLLEQAANNEALIYFSGHGFITCDGLGQQKGYLATSDSQIEVAGNQIVEQKYGISFDSLNQLIRDSQLSSLVMLLDCCHGGYFLERQLVQQTLTAFSSQKDYFLITACRGFERAGVIKSEEYSIFTGAVLKGLAAENAGNSRGISSDRLFDFVSNELKGSVQEPIRMGWGRSITLVTYHTGSQAPVSTPESDQPAINNSFNMSGNSIGNFAGSGSINYNEAPNQIRNITVNSSSSPSPSLNQLTNQQRCQSVRNHLSESLELLEEFEQQERLTSDPKLRRNAKVEQERLRQQIANYEQEINNLGC